Proteins from a genomic interval of Denticeps clupeoides chromosome 20, fDenClu1.1, whole genome shotgun sequence:
- the vamp1a gene encoding vesicle associated membrane protein 1a has translation MSAPAPDATAAPGAPGAPEGEGGAPAAPPNLSSNRRLQQTQAQVDEVVDIMRVNVDKVLERDQKLSELDDRADALQAGASQFESSAAKLKNKYWWKNCKMMIMMGIIGVILMGIVFMYFFY, from the exons AT GTCTGCTCCTGCCCCAGACGCCACAGCCGCCCCCGGAGCCCCGGGGGCCCcggagggggagggaggggccCCGGCCGCACCCCCCAACCTGAGCAGCAACCGCAGGTTGCAGCAGACACAGGCCCAAGTAGATGAG GTGGTGGACATCATGCGAGTGAACGTGGACAAGGTCCTGGAGAGGGACCAGAAACTGTCTGAGCTGGACGACCGGGCGGATGCGCTGCAGGCCGGAGCTTCGCAGTTTGAGAGCAGCGCTGCCAAGCTGAAGAATAAGTACTGGTGGAAAAACTGCAAG atgatgataatgatgggAATCATAGGAGTCATCTTGATGGGGATCGTTTTCA TGTATTTCTTTTACTGA
- the LOC114769940 gene encoding origin recognition complex subunit 4 isoform X1, with protein sequence MEETVTCNPLPLKRGRGRPKGPFKQSTAPILKINLGRKVDLFYPTVPSSPELKPGRGRPRKSPLIMEVEERRSLQQAKPKSHRLSKPLGRPHIHPIGIPPLDDEPRGRGRPRKQQPDPYSSLLLKEATSFAHNDCVDDPASNDTPRKRGRPPGSKKKVLKPSYSPPRKRGRPSGSVKVPKSINANGEPRKRGRPPGSIRVHKVENATPRKRGRPPGSGSLSVVDGPRGPDRVIKDADHIPRKRGRPRGSYGWKRKLLNRRSGGEPQVKSEEPAGPPRKRGRPPGSGKAKTAVKSAACSSTTNAAEEDEKQEDSPLVELQTVTATEQVAEENGKEDSQTGDGGVTAASGDPAQNDDQGKNDDQGKNDDQGKNDDQGKNDDQGKNDDQGKNDDQGKNDDQGKNEDVSKKSTSGRKAASKQAARGRLKMCK encoded by the coding sequence ATGGAGGAGACTGTGACTTGCAACCCCCTTCCATTAAAACGTGGTAGGGGTCGTCCAAAGGGCCCCTTCAAGCAGTCCACGGCCCCCATCTTGAAAATCAATCTAGGTAGGAAAGTTGACCTCTTTTACCCGACTGTCCCCTCTTCTCCGGAGCTAAAACCTGGTCGGGGCAGACCCAGAAAAAGCCCACTTATCATGGAGGTTGAGGAAAGAAGAAGTTTACAGCAAGCGAAACCTAAGAGTCATAGGCTGTCAAAGCCCCTCGGAAGGCCACACATCCACCCTATTGGGATTCCACCACTTGATGACGAGCCCCGAGGAAGAGGACGTCCCCGAAAACAACAACCGGACCCTTATAGCAGTCTGTTGTTGAAGGAAGCCACCTCATTTGCCCACAATGATTGTGTAGACGACCCAGCAAGCAATGACACCCCAAGAAAGAGGGGCCGACCACCTGGTTCAAAGAAAAAGGTCCTCAAACCAAGTTACAGCCCCCCTCGAAAAAGGGGGCGGCCTTCTGGCTCTGTCAAGGTGCCAAAGTCCATCAATGCAAATGGCGAACCTCGGAAAAGGGGCCGCCCTCCCGGTTCTATACGTGTCCACAAAGTGGAAAATGCCACGCCTCGAAAAAGGGGCCGGCCTCCTGGCTCTGGATCTTTGAGTGTGGTGGATGGTCCTCGTGGTCCTGACAGGGTCATAAAAGATGCGGACCACATACCTCGGAAAAGGGGGCGGCCCAGAGGTTCGTATGGCTGGAAGCGCAAGCTTCTGAACCGCAGATCAGGTGGAGAGCCTCAGGTGAAGAGTGAAGAGCCGGCCGGCCCACCGCGGAAGCGGGGACGCCCTCCAGGCTCGGGCAAAGCCAAAACTGCGGTGAAATCGGCCGCCTGCAGCTCCACCACTAACGCAGCGGAGGAGGACGAGAAGCAGGAAGATTCCCCACTCGTGGAACTGCAAACCGTCACGGCAACAGAACAGGTTGCAGAGGAGAACGGCAAGGAGGATTCCCAGACAGGGGACGGCGGTGTAACGGCGGCCAGTGGGGATCCAGCACAGAATGACGACCAGGGCAAGAATGACGACCAGGGCAAGAATGACGACCAGGGCAAGAATGACGACCAGGGCAAGAATGACGACCAGGGCAAGAATGACGACCAGGGCAAGAATGACGACCAGGGCAAGAATGACGACCAGGGCAAGAATGAAGACGTGAGTAAAAAGAGTACAAGTGGCAGAAAGGCCGCCAGCAAACAAGCCGCAAGAGGCCGACtcaaaatgtgtaaatga
- the LOC114769940 gene encoding origin recognition complex subunit 4 isoform X2 — protein MEETVTCNPLPLKRGRGRPKGPFKQSTAPILKINLGRKVDLFYPTVPSSPELKPGRGRPRKSPLIMEVEERRSLQQAKPKSHRLSKPLGRPHIHPIGIPPLDDEPRGRGRPRKQQPDPYSSLLLKEATSFAHNDCVDDPASNDTPRKRGRPPGSKKKVLKPSYSPPRKRGRPSGSVKVPKSINANGEPRKRGRPPGSIRVHKVENATPRKRGRPPGSGSLSVVDGPRGPDRVIKDADHIPRKRGRPRGSYGWKRKLLNRRSGGEPQVKSEEPAGPPRKRGRPPGSGKAKTAVKSAACSSTTNAAEEDEKQEDSPLVELQTVTATEQVAEENGKEDSQTGDGGVTAASGDPAQNDDQGKNDDQGKNDDQGKNDDQGKNDDQGKNDDQGKNEDVSKKSTSGRKAASKQAARGRLKMCK, from the exons ATGGAGGAGACTGTGACTTGCAACCCCCTTCCATTAAAACGTGGTAGGGGTCGTCCAAAGGGCCCCTTCAAGCAGTCCACGGCCCCCATCTTGAAAATCAATCTAGGTAGGAAAGTTGACCTCTTTTACCCGACTGTCCCCTCTTCTCCGGAGCTAAAACCTGGTCGGGGCAGACCCAGAAAAAGCCCACTTATCATGGAGGTTGAGGAAAGAAGAAGTTTACAGCAAGCGAAACCTAAGAGTCATAGGCTGTCAAAGCCCCTCGGAAGGCCACACATCCACCCTATTGGGATTCCACCACTTGATGACGAGCCCCGAGGAAGAGGACGTCCCCGAAAACAACAACCGGACCCTTATAGCAGTCTGTTGTTGAAGGAAGCCACCTCATTTGCCCACAATGATTGTGTAGACGACCCAGCAAGCAATGACACCCCAAGAAAGAGGGGCCGACCACCTGGTTCAAAGAAAAAGGTCCTCAAACCAAGTTACAGCCCCCCTCGAAAAAGGGGGCGGCCTTCTGGCTCTGTCAAGGTGCCAAAGTCCATCAATGCAAATGGCGAACCTCGGAAAAGGGGCCGCCCTCCCGGTTCTATACGTGTCCACAAAGTGGAAAATGCCACGCCTCGAAAAAGGGGCCGGCCTCCTGGCTCTGGATCTTTGAGTGTGGTGGATGGTCCTCGTGGTCCTGACAGGGTCATAAAAGATGCGGACCACATACCTCGGAAAAGGGGGCGGCCCAGAGGTTCGTATGGCTGGAAGCGCAAGCTTCTGAACCGCAGATCAGGTGGAGAGCCTCAGGTGAAGAGTGAAGAGCCGGCCGGCCCACCGCGGAAGCGGGGACGCCCTCCAGGCTCGGGCAAAGCCAAAACTGCGGTGAAATCGGCCGCCTGCAGCTCCACCACTAACGCAGCGGAGGAGGACGAGAAGCAGGAAGATTCCCCACTCGTGGAACTGCAAACCGTCACGGCAACAGAACAGGTTGCAGAGGAGAACGGCAAGGAGGATTCCCAGACAGGGGACGGCGGTGTAACGGCGGCCAGTGGGGATCCAGCACAGAATGACGACCAG GGCAAGAATGACGACCAGGGCAAGAATGACGACCAGGGCAAGAATGACGACCAGGGCAAGAATGACGACCAGGGCAAGAATGACGACCAGGGCAAGAATGAAGACGTGAGTAAAAAGAGTACAAGTGGCAGAAAGGCCGCCAGCAAACAAGCCGCAAGAGGCCGACtcaaaatgtgtaaatga